Genomic window (Candidatus Beckwithbacteria bacterium):
ACCTTTAGCACTTTTGGCCAAACAGGAAAACTTAACCCAAGTTTTTTTACCAGGGGAAAACGCTAAAGAAGCCGCCATGATTAGCAATTTGCACATTTATCCGGTTAAAACTTTGGTTGAACTAATTAACCATCTCAATCAAGAAAAATTGATTGAGCCTCTTCCTCATCAAAAAGTAAAAGCTAGGCAACATAAACTCCTATCGCAATTTGATATGGCTGATATTAAAGGTCAGGAACAAGCTAAAAGGGCTATAGAAATTGCTGCTGCCGGCAATCACAATGTTTTTCTGATCGGCCCACCTGGCGCTGGTAAAACCATGTTATCCCGAACTTTGCCTTCAATTTTACCTAATATGACTGAAGATGAAATGCTTGAAGTCACTAAAATTTATTCCATAGCTGGCAAGTTATCGGCGCAGCAATCCGCAATTACTATTCGGCCTTTCCGTTCCCCTCATCATACTACTTCGATGGTAGGACTAATTGGCGGTGGCGCTCATCCAGCTCCAGGTGAAATTTCTCTGGCTCACCGCGGGGTATTGTTTCTGGATGAATTTTTGGAATTTCCCAGATCAGTTTTAGAATGTTTGAGACAGCCCATGGAAGATGGCATTGTGACTGTTTCTAGAGCTTCGGGAACTTTGCAGTTTCCAGCGCAATTTTTACTGGTAGCTGCAGCCAACCCTTGTCCTTGTGGTTATTTAGGCTCTAAAACTAAGCATTGTACTTGTTTACCTGGCATGGTTGAGAGATATCGACAACGGATCTCGGGCCCAATTATGGACAGAATTGATTTGCATTTAACTGTGCCCGAAGT
Coding sequences:
- a CDS encoding YifB family Mg chelatase-like AAA ATPase, whose amino-acid sequence is MLSRVFSGATVGLDSVLVEVEIDIPDQGFPGFIIVGLPGKAVKEACERVRSAIKNSGCKFPNKKITVNLSPADLPKEGPAYDLPIALGILLADGQIKELPKDSLVFGELSLDGSLRHTNGALPLALLAKQENLTQVFLPGENAKEAAMISNLHIYPVKTLVELINHLNQEKLIEPLPHQKVKARQHKLLSQFDMADIKGQEQAKRAIEIAAAGNHNVFLIGPPGAGKTMLSRTLPSILPNMTEDEMLEVTKIYSIAGKLSAQQSAITIRPFRSPHHTTSMVGLIGGGAHPAPGEISLAHRGVLFLDEFLEFPRSVLECLRQPMEDGIVTVSRASGTLQFPAQFLLVAAANPCPCGYLGSKTKHCTCLPGMVERYRQRISGPIMDRIDLHLTVPEVEVEKLGESYQAEASKPVRERVNKAREKQLDRFAKLKTNLYCNADMSTKQVKLLCELNQECKNLLAQAVQNLALSARSYFKIIKVAQTIADLAEAEQILPEHVAEALQYRPKENSFN